The Limnospira fusiformis SAG 85.79 genomic interval TGGTTTAATCCTGCCTCCTCTATTATTATATCTCTATTCAACGGAGAATCAGCGATCGCCTCCCGAAAAATTTAATGTTTCGTAACCTAGGACACAGTTTTTGAACTGGCAAAATGTATGAGGGTGGTTATCGGTGACGGGCAAGAGGCGATGGGACTGGGTTGCGGCTCGACGATCGCCGGATAGTGTGCTATTGAAGCAGTTGGAGCAATCGGGTAGTATCGAATTTTTCCGCCATAATTTGGGTCATACAGTCAACCTTAACCCGATCATGGATACGGACGCGACCAAAAGCGCGATCGATGCTTTCCACGGTGGTGAGAGTATCGAGGTCAACACACAAAATGGGAATCTCCAACTCTTCAGCGCGGGTAATCACAATTTGAGCTGGGGGAAGTTGACCGGTGAGAATCAAGCAATGGGTAGACTGTTCCAAAGCGGCCATTTGAATATCAGTGCGATCGCCGCCTGTCACCACCGCCATATTATGTGATTGGCTAAAATACTTCATGGCGGAACTAACATTCATCGCCCCCACACTGAGAGTTTCCACAATCAAATCCAAACGTTCGTGACCACAAACCACCTGGGCTTCAAGCTGCGCCACCAACTCGCGCACCGTGACACTACGAAGCAGCGCATTTCTAGGAAGGATACCCAAAACCGGAATCCCCGCATTTTCCAGAAAAGGCTTAATCTGAGTTTCGACCTTAGCAACCTGTTGGTCGGTGACATCATTAAGCACAATTGCGATTAAGCGATCGCCCAAACGTTCTTTCGCCGATAGTACCTCATCCAAGAGACTATGGGAGTGACAACGAACCACCAACATAACCGCCGTATCCAAAACCTCAGCCATGCGGGGTACAGATAAATTAAAAAGACTCCCCTCCTGTAAAGTTCCGGGACCCTCAAGCAACACCAAATTCCCAGCAATTTGCTGGAGATAGTGAGTCAAAGCCTGGTGATAATAATTTAGATCTTGATGATATAGATGTTTATCAATTGTTACCTGATCAAGCATTAAGATAGGCGATCGCATATAAACTTCCGAAAGCCCCAAAGTCTGAGCAATAAAGTCACAATCAGCATCAACTTGATGATCACAATCATCATCAAAATCAGTTCCCAAAGGTTTCCCGTAAGCAATATCAAACCCCAGATTCCGCAACTGAGGTACTAAACCGAGGGTGACAGCAGACTTACCACTAGAAGGCTCAATTGATCCAATTAATACATACTTGACGGGTTTAGCCACACCAGTAACTCCTAAACTCATGAACTCGGACTTAATTTTGACAATGTAGCGCACAGATGTTGTCTATAACCAACACCCCACCTAGACTAACTATCTTAACTTGAGTCTATCTATTTCATTCCATGTGTAGCAATTTTTTATAAAATTCCTGTGAAAAATCAATCACA includes:
- a CDS encoding phosphotransacetylase family protein codes for the protein MSLGVTGVAKPVKYVLIGSIEPSSGKSAVTLGLVPQLRNLGFDIAYGKPLGTDFDDDCDHQVDADCDFIAQTLGLSEVYMRSPILMLDQVTIDKHLYHQDLNYYHQALTHYLQQIAGNLVLLEGPGTLQEGSLFNLSVPRMAEVLDTAVMLVVRCHSHSLLDEVLSAKERLGDRLIAIVLNDVTDQQVAKVETQIKPFLENAGIPVLGILPRNALLRSVTVRELVAQLEAQVVCGHERLDLIVETLSVGAMNVSSAMKYFSQSHNMAVVTGGDRTDIQMAALEQSTHCLILTGQLPPAQIVITRAEELEIPILCVDLDTLTTVESIDRAFGRVRIHDRVKVDCMTQIMAEKFDTTRLLQLLQ